One segment of Belonocnema kinseyi isolate 2016_QV_RU_SX_M_011 chromosome 7, B_treatae_v1, whole genome shotgun sequence DNA contains the following:
- the LOC117176997 gene encoding uncharacterized protein LOC117176997 — MKLALILFLTWVVFLHFFELVSPSGEGSERQPCPSRNYLCAGTNFNVIVGTTRSHIPSRFVAKTREGGWRNIDHTYRSLTNRALFIVLVYDESKYLSGLYDSQTHNRFKVNRFNSTDIQPMRPEEEKEFPDQKDYNPPVMVYTRRGNRQNSS, encoded by the exons ATGAAGCTGGCTCTTATTTTATTCTTAACCTGGgttgtttttctacatttttttg agtTAGTTAGTCCATCTGGAGAAGGATCTGAGAGACAGCCTTGTCCTTCTCGAAATTATCTATGTGCAGGAACTAACTTTAATGTTATTGTAGGTACTACTAGGTCACATATTCCTTCTCGTTTTGTAGCGAAAACACGAGAGGGGGGTTGGCGAAATATTGACCATACTTATCGTAGTTTGACAAATCGAGCTCTATTCATCGTTTTAGTATATGACGAGTCTAAGTATCTGAGTGGACTGTATGACTCACAAACTCACAACCGATTCAAAGTGAACAGGTTCAACTCAACGGACATCCAACCAATGCGaccagaagaagaaaaagaatttccgGACCAAAAAGATTATAATCCACCAGTAATGGTATATACGAGACGGGGAAATCGTCAAAATTCAAGTTAA
- the LOC117176576 gene encoding cuticle protein 5-like has product MKFLVVVTSIVSVIFARPEYYDGGHYAYQGPPAPIGDDGRVIDTPEVAHAKRAHLQAIADISARRPYGGPAEDYEGGDYGQANVYSRPYVAGSYGYSAPTQFSNRVHHAGHGYQGPTAPLGRVIDTPEVAHAKAAHFAAYSGNPSAYNAHVHIHNPPAQYAYGAAPAPVYHSYSAPTHGYGYQGPSAPLAHDGRVLDTPEVAHAKAAHLAAFSKATYGHAPYGVYGY; this is encoded by the exons ATGAAGTTTCTA GTTGTGGTTACTTCCATAGTATCAGTGATCTTCGCCAGGCCTGAATATTATGATGGAGGTCATTATGCATATCAGGGACCACCAGCTCCAATTGGAGATGATGGAAGGGTAATTGATACACCGGAAGTGGCCCATGCAAAGAGAGCTCATTTGCAAGCCATTGCAGATATTTCTGCAAGGAGACCATATGGAGGACCTGCTGAGGATTACGAGGGAGGTGATTATGGTCAAGCTAATGTCTATTCGCGTCCTTATGTGGCAGGTTCTTATGGATACTCTGCACCCACTCAATTTAGCAATAGGGTCCATCATGCTGGACATGGGTATCAGGGACCGACAGCTCCTTTA GGAAGAGTAATAGACACACCGGAAGTGGCTCATGCGAAAGCGGCTCATTTTGCGGCATACTCGGGTAATCCGAGTGCGTACAATGCGCATGTCCATATTCATAATCCACCAGCGCAATACGCTTATGGAGCTGCGCCGGCTCCTGTCTATCATAGCTATTCTGCACCGACTCATGGATATGGTTATCAGGGTCCATCAGCTCCTTTAGCCCACGATGGAAGAGTCCTAGACACGCCTGAGGTGGCCCACGCTAAAGCTGCTCACCTTGCTGCTTTTTCCAAAGCCACTTATGGACACGCGCCTTATGGAGTCTATGGCTACTAA